From Paenibacillus physcomitrellae, the proteins below share one genomic window:
- a CDS encoding nuclear transport factor 2 family protein: protein MIAENQNELVLKAVDVLESFESGNPEAITAYVNPNQYIQHNQSLSDGRAAMLGALDHLKQMGTKVSIKRAFVDGDYVVLHSVYEFFGPKIIIDIFRFEDGLIVEHWDNMQVMEGKTPSNHTMIDGPVTIKDIDKTDTNKQFVKSYVENILLGKNPSLLASYFDGDHYIQHSPHIADGLSGLHAALQALKEKNITFEYTHLHKVIGQGDFVLAVSEGLLDGQETAFYDLFRVENEKIAEHWDVIEAILPVEKRKNSNSRF, encoded by the coding sequence ATGATAGCAGAAAATCAAAATGAGCTAGTTCTTAAGGCGGTCGATGTGCTGGAAAGTTTCGAGAGCGGAAACCCCGAAGCGATTACGGCTTACGTAAATCCAAATCAATATATTCAGCATAACCAAAGCTTATCCGATGGTCGAGCAGCCATGCTTGGTGCACTTGATCATTTAAAGCAAATGGGTACGAAGGTAAGCATTAAACGTGCTTTTGTTGATGGAGATTATGTAGTTCTTCATTCCGTATATGAGTTTTTTGGCCCCAAAATCATTATTGATATTTTCCGATTTGAGGATGGCTTGATTGTGGAGCACTGGGACAACATGCAAGTGATGGAAGGAAAGACACCCAGCAATCACACGATGATTGATGGGCCCGTTACGATAAAGGATATCGACAAAACGGATACTAACAAACAATTTGTCAAAAGTTATGTTGAAAACATCCTTCTTGGGAAGAACCCAAGCCTGCTGGCCTCTTATTTTGATGGGGATCATTACATTCAGCACAGTCCGCATATTGCAGACGGCCTGTCCGGTCTCCACGCTGCATTGCAGGCCCTAAAGGAGAAAAACATAACCTTCGAATATACTCATCTCCATAAAGTGATTGGGCAAGGTGATTTCGTGCTTGCGGTGAGTGAAGGTCTATTGGATGGCCAAGAAACGGCTTTCTACGATCTGTTTCGTGTAGAGAACGAAAAGATCGCTGAGCATTGGGACGTCATCGAGGCCATATTACCGGTAGAGAAACGAAAAAATTCGAACAGCAGATTCTGA
- a CDS encoding helix-turn-helix domain-containing protein, with protein sequence MTSLISREVGKKIRSIRKYKGISVEELGKIIYKSKATVSKYETGDIAMDIDTLYAIALALNVQVEQLLYSEPIKPSPLLENMPNTFFKNSNRFYSYFYDGRINKLIRCVVDIFPQTQDAGYKTMLYMNVRDFDQYWQCENSYAGHTEHYDTLTTLILTNQATPLEKLTINILASFLESEQKWGLMSGVSFRPFMPIALKMLFSRCPLTENQELINELKISRDDIRRMKMYNMFAIT encoded by the coding sequence GTGACATCTTTAATCAGCCGGGAAGTAGGTAAAAAAATCAGAAGCATACGCAAATATAAGGGGATATCCGTGGAAGAACTGGGGAAGATCATTTATAAAAGCAAAGCCACAGTTTCCAAATATGAAACCGGAGATATCGCCATGGATATCGATACGCTATATGCCATAGCGCTTGCATTAAACGTACAGGTAGAGCAATTATTGTATTCCGAGCCTATCAAACCGTCGCCATTATTGGAGAACATGCCCAACACCTTTTTCAAAAATTCCAACCGCTTCTACTCCTATTTTTACGATGGCAGAATCAACAAACTGATCCGATGCGTCGTTGATATTTTTCCTCAAACCCAGGATGCCGGCTATAAGACCATGTTATATATGAACGTTCGCGATTTTGATCAATACTGGCAATGTGAAAATTCATATGCAGGCCATACCGAGCATTATGACACGCTAACAACCCTGATTTTAACGAACCAAGCTACACCCTTGGAGAAATTGACGATCAACATTCTGGCCTCTTTTCTTGAATCGGAACAAAAATGGGGATTGATGTCTGGAGTTTCTTTCCGTCCCTTTATGCCAATCGCTCTCAAAATGTTGTTCTCCAGATGTCCGTTAACCGAAAATCAGGAACTCATCAATGAACTCAAAATATCCAGGGACGACATACGGAGAATGAAAATGTACAACATGTTTGCGATAACTTGA
- a CDS encoding MalY/PatB family protein produces MKYNFDEIIDRKNTNSMNTDGFREFMFKGRENLSFAYKDDEWIRMWIADMDFATPPEIIEAIRTRLDQRIFGYSQVFDPNYYVALSNWTERMYDWTFPKEYLVTSPGIIPALYELCEYICKPDEKVLIVTPSYAFFKSAVEFNHLELVCSKLKNENGHYTINYDDLEAKAKDPKVVLCIFCNPHNPTGRLWKEEELRRVGEICLRNHVWIISDEIHCDLLRSGLSHTPFAKLFPQSDRIVTCMAPSKTFNMAGLMFSNVIIPNQELRELWLRRHYSFKNPLSIAATQAAYEHGQQWHQELLQYLDGNFKFTDAFLSQYLPEAQFKIPEATYLAWINISSYIPGEEDLTGLFAAHAGVLLEDGSMFVDNGQGYIRLNLACPRAVLKEGLQRIAAFLNSYRDPSLAGTAAAT; encoded by the coding sequence ATGAAGTATAATTTTGACGAAATCATTGATCGCAAAAATACGAACTCTATGAATACGGACGGCTTTCGTGAATTCATGTTCAAAGGGAGAGAGAACTTGAGTTTTGCTTACAAGGATGACGAATGGATACGCATGTGGATTGCGGATATGGATTTTGCGACTCCACCTGAAATTATTGAGGCGATTAGGACGAGGCTTGATCAGCGCATCTTCGGCTATAGCCAAGTATTTGATCCTAATTATTATGTGGCCCTATCGAATTGGACGGAACGTATGTATGATTGGACTTTCCCCAAAGAATATTTGGTAACCTCTCCTGGCATTATCCCGGCCCTGTATGAGTTATGTGAGTATATTTGCAAACCGGATGAAAAAGTGCTGATTGTAACGCCTTCTTATGCCTTTTTTAAATCCGCTGTGGAATTCAATCATTTGGAACTGGTCTGTTCAAAGCTCAAAAATGAAAACGGGCATTATACGATAAACTATGACGATCTTGAAGCCAAAGCAAAGGATCCGAAGGTCGTCTTATGTATCTTCTGTAATCCACATAATCCAACGGGCCGGCTCTGGAAAGAAGAGGAGCTGCGGAGGGTTGGCGAAATTTGTCTAAGAAACCATGTGTGGATCATCTCAGACGAAATCCATTGCGACTTGCTCCGGAGTGGTCTTTCTCATACCCCATTTGCCAAATTGTTCCCGCAATCAGATCGAATCGTCACCTGTATGGCCCCCAGCAAAACGTTTAACATGGCGGGGCTGATGTTCTCCAATGTTATTATTCCTAACCAGGAGCTTCGGGAATTATGGCTCCGTCGTCACTATTCCTTCAAAAATCCATTGAGCATTGCGGCCACTCAGGCAGCCTATGAGCACGGGCAGCAATGGCATCAGGAATTATTGCAGTATCTGGACGGAAACTTCAAGTTTACGGATGCGTTTTTAAGTCAATACCTGCCTGAAGCCCAATTTAAGATTCCCGAAGCGACTTATCTGGCATGGATCAATATTAGCAGCTACATTCCGGGAGAGGAAGACCTGACAGGTCTGTTCGCTGCCCACGCAGGTGTGCTTCTGGAGGATGGAAGCATGTTCGTGGATAACGGCCAGGGGTATATCCGTCTCAATCTGGCATGCCCGCGAGCGGTTTTGAAGGAGGGGCTGCAGCGAATTGCTGCATTCCTGAACAGCTATCGGGATCCGTCCTTAGCGGGGACGGCAGCTGCGACTTAA
- a CDS encoding amidase, with the protein MKRHLSSIAAMLLVLILLVPYIPASTATAAEAFPFEEITLKQLEDGYTNGKYTTVEVVQAYLDRIKIYEPNYNAFTVMNPKALDEAREIDRRRASGEKLGPLAGVPIVIKEAVDMAGFPSTMGWAPLSKEKGGIELIPERDAPVVTRLKEAGAIILGRTNIPAFSSSGTRATTSWDGDTYNAVDRRLVPGGSSSGTATSVSGNFAVLGIAEETGGSIQNPAAAQNIVGIKPSFGLVPNSGVVPLGGSTRDVIGTHARTVQDAAAMLDVIAGYTHDDAKTVASIGNIPVNGYTSKLNTQELAGKRIGLYGKGWRDQELTPETQLLYDRAVKELIAQGATVVTDPFAGTTFAQTVKTGANGIDSVIYDMQNYLKNLGPSAAIHNVQELITKTGQTPSIFDRYNGNLPNPDSHPDLSAFIDTRTKLLKIINDVMDKYDLDALVFPQMYKETPLLSSEDNIGATTVSEINLAGVPLVTVPAGYYKSGSPFELAFTGKMWSEADLLGMAYDYEQATKYRKAPILTAK; encoded by the coding sequence ATGAAAAGGCACTTATCCTCCATAGCTGCTATGCTGCTTGTCCTCATTTTGTTAGTCCCTTATATACCAGCTTCTACCGCTACGGCGGCAGAGGCATTCCCGTTCGAAGAAATTACGCTTAAACAGCTTGAAGACGGCTATACGAATGGAAAATATACGACGGTTGAGGTTGTGCAAGCCTATCTGGACCGAATCAAAATATACGAGCCCAATTACAATGCATTCACGGTGATGAACCCGAAGGCGTTGGATGAAGCTCGTGAGATAGACCGACGGCGTGCGAGCGGGGAGAAGCTCGGTCCCTTGGCTGGTGTGCCGATTGTCATTAAAGAAGCGGTGGATATGGCCGGCTTTCCATCGACGATGGGCTGGGCACCGCTTAGTAAAGAAAAGGGAGGAATCGAGCTCATCCCCGAGAGAGATGCTCCTGTTGTTACCCGGCTAAAAGAAGCCGGAGCCATTATTCTGGGCAGAACGAACATCCCGGCGTTCAGCTCCTCCGGCACTCGCGCAACGACCAGCTGGGACGGGGATACCTACAACGCCGTTGACAGAAGGCTCGTTCCCGGAGGCAGCAGCAGTGGGACGGCAACGTCCGTGTCGGGGAACTTTGCCGTACTGGGCATCGCTGAGGAGACGGGCGGTTCCATTCAGAATCCTGCAGCTGCGCAGAATATCGTAGGGATCAAACCAAGTTTCGGATTAGTTCCAAACTCGGGAGTAGTACCTCTGGGAGGAAGCACACGGGACGTCATCGGTACTCATGCCCGTACGGTTCAGGATGCGGCAGCCATGCTGGACGTTATCGCAGGCTACACGCACGATGACGCAAAGACGGTTGCTTCGATCGGCAATATTCCGGTCAACGGTTATACTTCTAAGCTGAACACGCAGGAATTGGCGGGTAAGCGAATCGGCTTGTACGGCAAAGGATGGAGGGATCAGGAACTAACACCTGAAACTCAGCTTCTTTACGATCGTGCCGTTAAGGAATTAATAGCGCAGGGCGCAACAGTGGTAACCGATCCGTTCGCCGGTACGACCTTTGCCCAGACAGTGAAGACCGGTGCGAACGGGATCGATTCAGTTATTTACGATATGCAAAACTACTTGAAGAACCTTGGACCGAGTGCTGCTATTCATAATGTCCAGGAACTGATCACCAAGACTGGTCAAACTCCATCCATTTTCGACCGTTACAACGGCAATCTACCCAATCCTGATTCACACCCAGATCTCTCCGCCTTCATTGATACCCGCACAAAACTACTAAAGATCATTAACGATGTCATGGATAAATACGATCTTGACGCCCTGGTTTTTCCACAAATGTACAAAGAAACGCCACTTCTCTCGAGTGAAGACAACATCGGCGCGACAACGGTGTCAGAGATTAATCTGGCCGGTGTTCCGCTTGTCACTGTTCCTGCAGGTTATTATAAGAGCGGCTCACCGTTCGAGCTGGCCTTCACAGGCAAAATGTGGAGCGAAGCCGATCTGCTCGGCATGGCCTATGATTACGAACAAGCTACAAAGTACCGGAAGGCACCAATTCTGACGGCGAAGTAG
- a CDS encoding aldo/keto reductase — MKFRKLGKTGLDVSVLSFGASSLGSVFRQTKEEESIRTVHAAIDSGMNYIDVSPYYGLTKAEAVLGKAIHQLPRDKFLLSSKAGRYGESTFDFTSSRIFSSLEESLSRLQTDYLDILFLHDVEFVSPQIILEEAVPAMHELKKQGKIRYCGISGLPLQLFEQLLPQIDVDVILSYCHYSLNDTSLLSLLPLLHEKGIGLVNASPLSMGLLTTRDTADWHPAGARLKAICKQAAEYCASKGADIAKLAVQYSTSHEQIPTTLVSTANPRNIVQNAAWVDEPMDTELLHEVLEILKPIHNETWLSGLTQYNRHASQLERSDINL; from the coding sequence ATGAAATTCCGTAAATTAGGGAAAACCGGCCTGGACGTTTCGGTGCTAAGCTTCGGCGCCTCTTCACTGGGCTCCGTGTTCCGTCAGACAAAGGAGGAGGAGAGCATCCGTACGGTGCATGCGGCCATTGATTCCGGCATGAATTATATTGATGTATCCCCCTATTATGGCTTAACTAAAGCGGAGGCCGTACTGGGAAAAGCCATCCATCAGCTTCCGCGCGACAAGTTCCTGCTGTCTTCCAAGGCCGGACGGTATGGAGAGTCAACTTTTGACTTTACTTCTTCGCGGATTTTCAGCAGTTTGGAGGAAAGCTTAAGCCGGCTTCAAACCGACTATCTTGATATACTGTTTCTCCACGATGTCGAATTTGTGTCTCCCCAAATCATTCTCGAAGAAGCGGTTCCGGCCATGCATGAATTGAAGAAACAAGGAAAAATCCGTTACTGCGGCATCAGCGGTCTGCCTTTGCAGCTGTTTGAACAACTGCTCCCCCAAATTGATGTCGATGTGATTCTTTCTTACTGCCATTATTCGCTTAATGACACCTCTTTGCTTTCTTTATTACCGCTGCTTCATGAAAAAGGAATTGGGCTCGTTAACGCCTCGCCGTTATCCATGGGCCTCTTAACTACCCGAGATACGGCAGATTGGCATCCGGCTGGCGCCCGCTTAAAGGCCATATGCAAACAAGCTGCCGAGTATTGTGCGTCAAAAGGTGCGGATATCGCCAAGCTGGCTGTGCAGTATTCTACGAGCCATGAGCAGATTCCTACCACTCTCGTAAGCACGGCCAACCCTCGGAACATTGTGCAAAATGCAGCCTGGGTTGACGAGCCGATGGATACGGAGCTGCTTCACGAGGTCTTGGAAATATTGAAGCCGATCCATAATGAAACATGGTTAAGCGGACTCACGCAATACAATCGCCATGCGTCCCAGCTGGAAAGGAGCGATATCAACTTATGA
- a CDS encoding TetR/AcrR family transcriptional regulator yields the protein MHKKTDLRILRTKQSIRRAFYELIQEKGYEAITIQDIADRAIINRNTFYLHYQNKPDLLETCINELLSELKEAVVLCPVSTNPFSISILETVMTTVLEHISSHKTFYYAMLIEENRIYQFRTKMENIIKDKLNEGWNTDKVNAPLEISKELLLEYLVSAFMGIVIWWIRNDQPLSVEEASSQFSRIITYGHLKAAGGRVED from the coding sequence ATGCACAAAAAGACCGACCTGAGAATACTGCGCACGAAACAATCCATTCGAAGGGCATTTTATGAGCTTATCCAGGAAAAGGGATATGAAGCGATAACCATCCAGGATATTGCCGATCGGGCCATAATCAACCGAAACACTTTTTATCTTCATTATCAAAATAAGCCTGATTTATTGGAAACATGTATAAATGAATTATTAAGCGAACTAAAGGAGGCCGTCGTTCTTTGTCCCGTCAGCACGAATCCCTTCAGTATTTCTATCCTTGAAACGGTCATGACAACTGTGCTGGAACATATCTCAAGCCACAAGACCTTTTACTACGCCATGTTAATTGAAGAGAACAGAATCTATCAGTTTCGAACAAAAATGGAGAACATCATAAAAGATAAATTAAACGAGGGATGGAATACGGACAAGGTAAATGCTCCTTTAGAGATATCCAAGGAATTGCTGCTCGAATATCTCGTATCGGCTTTTATGGGGATAGTCATTTGGTGGATTAGAAACGATCAGCCTCTTTCTGTGGAAGAAGCTTCATCACAGTTTAGTAGAATTATTACCTATGGGCATTTGAAAGCTGCGGGGGGCCGTGTCGAGGATTAA
- a CDS encoding zinc-binding alcohol dehydrogenase family protein, whose translation MKGIVCEEVGRFSWREDLQAPIEEEGKAIVRIRRIGICGTDLHAFQGNQPYFHYPRILGHELAGVIEAVGENEVGFQAGDQVSIVPYFHCGECPACLRGKTNCCQNMKVFGVHIDGGMRERVSIPLSHLIKTNDLTLDQSAMLEPLAIGAHAIRRAGVISGETVLVIGAGPIGLGLMALARYAGAKVVAMDVNDGRLAFCRSWAKVEHTVNALQEPKEKLNAINNGQLFNLVMDATGNPASMEGAFEYVGHGGSLIYVGLVKGDITFNDPHFHSREMTLMGSRNATLEDFNFVRKAISEGAIEIERYISHRSSFEDMITHFDSWLKPDSQVIKALVEID comes from the coding sequence ATGAAAGGAATCGTTTGTGAAGAGGTCGGCAGGTTTAGCTGGAGGGAGGACTTACAAGCGCCTATAGAAGAGGAAGGGAAAGCGATCGTCCGGATTCGGCGAATCGGCATCTGCGGTACAGATTTGCATGCCTTTCAAGGAAATCAGCCTTATTTCCATTATCCCCGTATTCTGGGCCATGAGCTCGCCGGTGTTATCGAAGCGGTTGGAGAGAACGAGGTCGGCTTTCAAGCAGGGGATCAGGTCAGTATAGTGCCTTATTTCCATTGTGGTGAGTGCCCGGCTTGCCTTAGGGGAAAAACGAACTGCTGCCAGAACATGAAGGTGTTTGGCGTCCATATTGATGGAGGGATGCGTGAGCGTGTATCCATCCCTCTAAGCCATCTGATCAAGACTAATGACCTGACGCTGGATCAGTCGGCCATGCTGGAGCCGTTAGCCATCGGCGCCCATGCGATTCGGCGTGCCGGAGTGATTTCGGGAGAAACGGTTTTGGTCATTGGGGCGGGGCCAATCGGCCTTGGCCTTATGGCGCTTGCCCGGTATGCCGGGGCCAAGGTGGTAGCGATGGATGTCAACGATGGACGACTGGCCTTCTGCCGCTCCTGGGCAAAAGTTGAACATACAGTTAATGCGCTCCAGGAGCCGAAGGAGAAGCTTAACGCCATTAATAATGGCCAGCTCTTTAATCTGGTTATGGATGCGACCGGCAATCCGGCTTCCATGGAAGGCGCTTTTGAATATGTCGGACACGGCGGCTCCCTGATTTATGTTGGTCTTGTAAAAGGGGACATTACCTTTAACGATCCCCATTTTCATAGCCGCGAGATGACCTTGATGGGCAGCCGAAATGCTACATTAGAGGACTTCAATTTTGTGAGAAAAGCTATCTCGGAGGGCGCCATCGAAATCGAACGTTATATTTCACATCGTTCATCTTTTGAAGATATGATAACTCATTTCGACAGCTGGCTTAAGCCCGATTCCCAAGTCATAAAAGCATTAGTTGAAATCGACTGA
- a CDS encoding UxaA family hydrolase: MKDWVRLSDSDHVVIALRSFSLGETILLEDGASLLIREDVPKSHKILTKPVAAGEDVRKFGYSIGKAKEDLVPGTWVHTHNLRTGLGAILDYRYDPQPQQVLADPPVPKTFQGYVRPNGEVGIRNEIWIINTVGCINKTCEILARQGTERVKGRAEGVYHFAHPYGCSQLGDDLEHTAKLLAALVHHPNAAGVLIVGLGCENNQLDTFSKIIGEVDPEKVRFMQTQDEADELDTGLQLIDELADYASTFKREPVPVSKLKIGLKCGGSDGLSGITANPLVGTIADRITACRGTALLTEVPEMFGAETLLMNRAADEAVFHQIVTLVNDFKAYFVRHGQEIYENPSPGNKAGGISTLEEKSLGCTQKGGHATVTDVLLYGDRVNKPGLNLVQAPGNDLVSVTALSASGAHMVLFTTGRGTPFGGPVPTVKIASNSELAERKRNWIDFNAGQLVEGKSMAELTDELWEKLLAIASGESRTLSEIIGFKEIAIFKDGVIL, from the coding sequence ATGAAAGATTGGGTGAGGTTGTCGGACAGCGATCATGTGGTTATTGCCTTACGCTCTTTCTCGTTAGGCGAAACGATTTTGCTGGAGGATGGAGCCTCTCTCCTTATAAGGGAGGATGTTCCTAAAAGCCATAAAATATTAACCAAACCTGTTGCCGCAGGGGAGGATGTCCGGAAATTCGGCTATTCGATTGGCAAAGCCAAGGAGGACCTGGTACCCGGAACCTGGGTGCATACCCACAACCTTCGAACGGGTCTTGGCGCAATATTGGATTACCGTTATGATCCGCAGCCTCAACAGGTTTTGGCAGACCCCCCCGTCCCCAAAACCTTTCAAGGATATGTGCGTCCGAACGGGGAAGTCGGCATCCGCAATGAAATTTGGATCATTAACACGGTGGGCTGCATCAATAAAACCTGTGAGATTTTGGCAAGGCAAGGGACAGAGCGGGTTAAGGGAAGGGCGGAAGGAGTGTACCATTTTGCCCATCCCTACGGCTGTTCCCAGCTGGGAGATGACCTTGAGCATACGGCAAAGCTGCTGGCTGCGCTGGTCCATCATCCGAATGCGGCCGGCGTATTAATTGTAGGACTCGGATGCGAAAATAATCAATTGGATACGTTCAGCAAGATCATTGGAGAGGTTGATCCCGAGAAGGTCCGGTTTATGCAGACCCAGGATGAAGCCGACGAGCTGGATACAGGACTCCAACTGATCGATGAGCTGGCCGATTATGCTTCAACCTTTAAACGTGAACCCGTACCTGTCAGCAAGCTTAAAATCGGCTTGAAGTGCGGCGGTTCAGACGGTTTATCGGGAATTACGGCCAATCCTTTGGTCGGAACGATTGCAGACCGCATTACCGCTTGCAGGGGAACCGCCCTATTGACCGAGGTTCCGGAAATGTTCGGTGCGGAGACCCTTTTAATGAACCGTGCTGCTGATGAAGCAGTCTTCCACCAAATCGTCACGCTGGTTAACGATTTTAAAGCTTATTTTGTCCGTCACGGCCAAGAAATCTATGAGAACCCTTCTCCTGGCAATAAAGCGGGAGGGATCAGCACACTGGAAGAAAAGTCGCTCGGCTGTACGCAAAAAGGCGGTCATGCCACCGTAACCGACGTGTTGTTATACGGCGATCGCGTGAACAAACCAGGCCTTAACCTTGTTCAGGCTCCGGGAAATGATCTCGTATCGGTGACAGCCCTATCGGCTTCGGGTGCCCATATGGTTCTGTTCACAACTGGCCGGGGCACGCCGTTTGGCGGACCCGTGCCAACGGTCAAGATCGCGTCCAATAGCGAGCTTGCGGAACGAAAGCGAAACTGGATTGATTTTAATGCAGGTCAGCTGGTTGAAGGGAAATCCATGGCTGAGCTGACCGATGAGCTTTGGGAGAAACTACTTGCTATAGCCTCCGGCGAGTCCAGAACCTTAAGCGAAATCATCGGATTTAAGGAAATAGCCATATTTAAAGACGGGGTGATTTTATAA
- a CDS encoding stalk domain-containing protein, translated as MVGFPRPSPKSPASFSKLVPVRLISESFGIKVDWDKTSRTVHH; from the coding sequence ATTGTAGGATTTCCCCGCCCCTCACCAAAAAGCCCGGCCAGCTTCTCCAAACTCGTTCCCGTCCGCCTCATCAGCGAGTCGTTTGGCATCAAGGTCGACTGGGACAAGACCAGCAGGACAGTACACCATTAA